Proteins found in one Chaetodon auriga isolate fChaAug3 chromosome 12, fChaAug3.hap1, whole genome shotgun sequence genomic segment:
- the LOC143329387 gene encoding cysteine-rich secretory protein LCCL domain-containing 1-like: protein MKRSLPFPSWVRVASLLLCMAQTLLSMVLTNSTQLESILDKYKDKDEEWWRAKPRGKRAISEGDMHLILDLHNKLRGQVYPPASNMEYMVWDYELERSAEHWAHTCRWEHGPSHMLTQIGQNLGAHWGRDRPPTYHVQAWYDEVRHYSYPYSQECNPHCPLRCSGPVCTHYTQLVWATSNRIGCAINVCYNMNVWGMIWAKAVYLVCNYSPPGNWWGHAPYKYGAPCSACPASYAGGCRDNLCYKEGGVDRRPAPEIEETNYIEPEPEPVRDREPQPRAQTPNPSPNDNLERNQVVSTEQMCQQINCETKLRDQCKGTPCNRYECMPGCLDRPGKVVGTGYYDMQSSVCGAGLHAGVIDNDGGWLDVTRLGRKQQFTKSYKNGVQSIGKNRSANSFKVESVPVKAVTCDTTVALFCPFKKPVRHCPRLYCPRNCLRDSRARVIGTKYYSDKSSICRAAIHAGVIPNESGGYLDVMPVDKRNQYSGSYQNGITSESLLNPTGGKAFRVFAVI, encoded by the exons ATGAAGAGGTCTCTTCCTTTCCCAAGCTGGGTTAGAGTGGCAAGCTTGCTCCTGTGTATGGCCCAGACCCTTCTGTCCATGGTCCTCACCAACTCCACACAACTGGAGTCCATCCTGGACAAGTACAAGGACAAGGATGAGGAGTGGTGGAGGGCCAAGCCGAGAGGGAAGAGGGCCATCAGCGAGGGAGACATGCACCTTATCCTGGACTTGCACAACAAGCTGCGGGGTCAGGTCTACCCTCCTGCCTCCAACATGGAGTACATG GTATGGGATTATGAGTTGGAGAGGAGTGCAGAGCACTGGGCACACACCTGCCGATGGGAACATGGACCGAGCCACATGTTGACCCAAATAGGCCAGAACCTTGGAGCGCATTGGGGCAG GGATCGCCCCCCTACCTACCATGTCCAGGCCTGGTATGATGAGGTGAGGCACTACAGCTATCCCTACTCCCAGGAGTGTAACCCGCACTGCCCACTGAGGTGTTCAGGACCTGTTTGTACTCACTACACTCAG TTGGTGTGGGCAACTAGCAATCGTATTGGCTGTGCCATCAATGTGTGTTACAACATGAACGTGTGGGGAATGATCTGGGCTAAAGCTGTCTATCTGGTCTGCAACTACTCTCCACC GGGCAACTGGTGGGGTCATGCTCCATACAAATACGGAGCTCCCTGTTCTGCCTGTCCAGCTAGCTATGCTGGAGGCTGCAGGGACAATCTCTGCTACAAAG AAGGAGGAGTTGACAGGCGTCCAGCTCCTGAGATTGAGGAGACCAACTACATTGAACCTGAACCAGAACCAGTCAGGGACAGGGAGCCCCAGCCCAGGGCCCAGACACCAAACCCCTCGCCCAATGACAACCTAGAGAGAAACCAGGTGGtcagcacagagcagatgt GCCAACAGATAAACTGTGAGACTAAACTGAGGGATCAGTGCAAGGGGACGCCCTGTAACAG ATATGAGTGTATGCCTGGCTGCCTTGACAGGCCTGGAAAAGTAGTTGGAACGGGATATTATGACATG CAATccagtgtgtgtggagcaggcTTACACGCTGGTGTTATTGACAACGATGGAGGATGGTTGGATGTGACCAGACTGGGCAGAAAACAGCAATTCACCAAGTCGTACAAGAATGGTGTTCAGTCAATTGG gaaaaacaggagTGCAAATTCCTTCAAAGTAGAGTCTGTGCCTG TCAAGGCTGTGACATGTGATACCACCGTGGCCCTTTTCTGCCCTTTCAAGAAGCCAGTACGACACTGTCCCAG GTTGTACTGTCCTAGGAACTGTCTACGTGACAGTCGAGCCAGAGTCATCGGCACAAAATACTACTCAGAT aAATCCAGCATCTGCCGAGCAGCCATTCATGCTGGAGTGATCCCGAATGAGTCAGGAGGGTACCTCGATGTGATGCCTGTGGACAAAAGGAACCAGTACAGTGGCAGCTACCAGAACGGCATCACCTCAGAGAG CCTACTGAATCCAACAGGTGGAAAAGCCTTCCGGGTGTTTGCAGTCATCTGA